A stretch of Aeromicrobium tamlense DNA encodes these proteins:
- a CDS encoding ABC-F family ATP-binding cassette domain-containing protein: MPPLVVAERIGQSFPSGTVLSDVTVGVGDGDRIGVVGRNGDGKSTLLRILAKRFEPDSGRVTWRRDLRVGVVEQDDVLDPSLTAITSVVGDRPEHEWASDAGVRDVLAGLMGDVEHRALVGTLSGGQRRRVALARTLVQRWDLLVLDEPTNHLDLEGVTWLAEHVKRRTEALLVVTHDRWFLDEVCTLTWEVHDARVDAYEGGYAAYVLQRVERDRQAAASEERRQNLMRKELAWLRRGAPARTSKPKFRIDAANELIAREPPVRDAVSLAKLATARLGKDVVDILDVSVAYDGQPVLRDVEWRIGPGERAGILGPNGAGKSTLLGLVTGEVLPTTGRVKRGKTVKIAALTQHLADLDAVADDRVSEVVARKRTSYVAEGKEMTPGQLLERLGFTSAQLSTPVRDLSGGQRRRLQLMLILLDEPNVLILDEPTNDMDTDMLAAIEDLLDTWPGTLLVVSHDRYLLERVTDHQFAVLDSHLRHLPGGVDEYLRLRAAADAEPAAVAAPAPRAQGSRGGQDERQLKKDVARMERQIERLTERIADLDRAMVDAATQPARLMELDAERRPLAEELEATEEAWLEASAALES; this comes from the coding sequence GTCGGCGACGGCGACCGCATCGGCGTCGTCGGTCGCAACGGCGACGGCAAGTCCACGCTGCTGCGGATCCTGGCCAAGCGCTTCGAGCCCGACTCCGGTCGCGTCACGTGGCGGCGCGACCTGCGCGTCGGGGTGGTCGAGCAGGACGACGTCCTCGACCCGTCGCTCACCGCGATCACCTCGGTCGTCGGCGACCGCCCCGAGCACGAGTGGGCGTCCGACGCGGGCGTCCGCGACGTACTCGCCGGCCTCATGGGCGACGTCGAGCACCGGGCGCTCGTCGGCACGCTGAGCGGCGGTCAGCGGCGCCGCGTCGCGCTGGCCCGCACGCTCGTGCAGCGCTGGGACCTGCTGGTGCTCGACGAGCCCACCAACCACCTCGACCTCGAGGGCGTCACGTGGCTGGCCGAGCACGTGAAGCGCCGCACCGAGGCGCTCCTCGTCGTCACCCACGATCGCTGGTTCCTCGACGAGGTCTGCACGCTCACGTGGGAGGTCCACGACGCGCGCGTCGACGCCTACGAGGGCGGCTACGCGGCCTACGTGCTGCAGCGCGTCGAGCGCGACCGGCAGGCCGCGGCCTCGGAGGAGCGGCGCCAGAACCTCATGCGCAAGGAGCTGGCGTGGCTGCGGCGCGGCGCCCCCGCGCGCACCTCGAAGCCCAAGTTCCGCATCGACGCCGCGAACGAGCTGATCGCGCGGGAGCCTCCCGTGCGCGACGCGGTCTCGCTGGCGAAGCTGGCCACCGCGCGCCTGGGCAAGGACGTCGTCGACATCCTCGACGTCTCGGTCGCCTACGACGGCCAGCCCGTGCTGCGCGACGTCGAGTGGCGGATCGGTCCGGGCGAGCGGGCGGGCATCCTCGGCCCGAACGGTGCGGGCAAGAGCACCCTGCTCGGGCTGGTGACCGGCGAGGTCCTGCCCACCACCGGCCGCGTCAAGCGCGGCAAGACCGTGAAGATCGCGGCGCTCACCCAGCACCTCGCCGACCTCGACGCCGTGGCGGACGACCGCGTCAGCGAGGTCGTCGCGCGCAAGCGCACCTCGTACGTCGCCGAGGGCAAGGAGATGACGCCCGGCCAGCTGCTCGAGCGGCTCGGCTTCACCTCGGCCCAGCTGTCCACGCCGGTCCGGGACCTCTCGGGCGGCCAGCGGCGCCGGCTGCAGCTCATGCTGATCCTGCTCGACGAGCCGAACGTGCTGATCCTCGACGAGCCGACGAACGACATGGACACCGACATGCTGGCCGCGATCGAGGACCTCCTCGACACGTGGCCGGGCACGCTGCTGGTCGTGTCGCACGACCGGTACCTGCTCGAGCGCGTCACCGACCACCAGTTCGCGGTGCTCGACTCGCACCTGCGCCACCTCCCGGGAGGCGTCGACGAGTACCTCCGGCTGCGTGCCGCCGCGGACGCGGAGCCGGCGGCCGTCGCCGCGCCCGCGCCGCGCGCGCAGGGCTCGCGTGGCGGGCAGGACGAGCGCCAGCTGAAGAAGGACGTGGCGCGGATGGAGCGCCAGATCGAGCGGCTCACCGAGCGGATCGCCGACCTCGACCGCGCGATGGTCGACGCCGCCACGCAGCCCGCGCGCCTCATGGAGCTCGACGCCGAGCGCCGCCCGCTGGCCGAGGAGCTCGAGGCCACCGAGGAGGCCTGGCTCGAGGCATCCGCCGCCCTCGAGTCCTGA